The Gammaproteobacteria bacterium sequence TGGGGCAGGCTGATCGCCAGACTGATCCAGGCAGGCTCCGCCCCCATGGCGGCCAGGTCACTGAGATTGACGGCCAGGGCCTTGTAACCGATGGCGTGGGCAGGGGTGTCTGTGGGAAAGTGCACACCGGCGATCAGGGTGTCCGTGGACAGCGCCAGCGCGACGCCGGCCGGCGGTGCGAGCAGCGCGGCGTCATCGCCGATGCCCAGCACCACGTCGGGACGCCGAACCCCCTGACCGGTAAAGAACTGCTGGATGATATCGAACTCGGGGCTATTCATGCTCTTGTAAGGGGCCGTTGTGCGGGGTCGTGTGACGGGCGTAGAGGGGATGGGTGAACCTGTAACCCGCGGTCTATCGGGGCTTGTATTTGGAGGCCGGGTCGGGGGCGGCCGCAGCCTTGCTGGCGGTATTGGTCCTGGTGTTGGGGCGGGCATTGATCTCTGCGGCGCGCAGCTTTCTCGCCACACCGTCCAGGATGCCATTGATGTATTTATGACTCTGGTCCGCGCCAAACACCTTGGCCAGCTTAACCGCCTCGTTAATCACCACGCGGTACGGCACATCGGGTCGATAGGCCAGCTCGTAACAGCCCAAGCGCAGGATCGCGCGTTCCACCGAATCCACCTCCTCGATGCCGCGATCCAGCAGCGACTCGAAATGTTTGTCGAGTTCGTCGATACAGGCCGGTACCCGGTGCAACAGCTCGCGAAAGTATTCACCGTCAATCTTGCTCATGTCCCGATCAAGGCAATACTGTTGCTCAATGTCCGCCAGATCCTGTCCCGCCACCTGCCAGGTGTAGAGCGCCTGTGTGGCGAGACGTCGTGCCTTATGTCGAGTGTCACTCATATCAGTTCAGATTCTTCAGCAGGTTAACCATCTCGATGGCGGACATCGCCGCTTCCACACCCTTGTTGCCGGCCTTGGTGCCCGCACGCTCGATCGCCTGCTCGATGCTGTCCACAGTCAGCACGCCGAAGGCCACCGGCACATCGTGCGCCGCGGAGACGCTCGCCAGTCCCTTGGTGCACTCCCCCGCCACATATTCAAAATGGGGCGTGCCGCCGCGGATCACCGCACCCAGCGCGATGATGGCATCAAATTCCTTTTTCGCCGCCATGCGCGCGGCAACCAGGGGCATCTCGAAGGCGCCGGGGACCTTCACCAGCAGTATCTCGCTGTCCTTGGCGCCGTGCCGTTTCAGCGCGTCGATCGCGCCTTCGACCAGGCTGTCGACGATAAAACTGTTAAAGCGCCCGGCGATGATGCCAAAGCGTGCGCCGCGTACCGTGAGTTCACCTTCAATGGTTTTGATGTTGCTCATAATGGGTCTCGTTCTTTAAGTGAAAAGTCTGTTTTGTTATTGATGAGTAATGGATAAACGACTCAAGGGTGATCCAGATAGTCCACCACTTCCAGTCCGAAACCAGACAGGCCGTGCATCTTTTTCGGCGCGCTCAACACGCACATCTTGCGCACCCCAATGTCTAACAGGATTTGTGCGCCCACACCATAGGTGCGCAGGTCAGGATTGGATTCGCGTTTAAGCTGGCTGGTGCCGGCGTCTTCATGCTGATAGTGCTCGACCCGCTGCAACAGCTCTTCGTGGCCTTCGGTCTGCCCCAGCAGGACAATCACGCCCTCACCGGCATCCTGTATATACTGCATGGCGCGTTCCAGCGGCCAGCCGGTATCCGAGCGCTCCATGCCCAGCACATCGGCCAGATAGTGCGGCATGTGCACCCGCACCAGGGTCGCGGTATCGCGTTTGATCTGCCCCTTCACCAGCGCGCAGTGCACCTGACCATCCAGCCGGTCACGATAGGCGTACAGATCGAATTCGCCAATGCGGTTTTGCAGTTTGCACTGGGAGACGCGCTCCACACTGCGTTCATTTTCCAGACGGTAACGGATCAGGTCGGCGATGGTGCCGATCTTGAGACCGAACTCCGCGGCAAATTTTTCCAGATCCGCACGCCGCGCCATGGAGCCGTCCTCGTTGAGGATCTCCACGATCACCGATGCCGGTTCCAGCCCCGCCAGCCGGGCCAGATCGCAACCGGCCTCGGTATGGCCCGCGCGGGTCAGCACGCCACCCGGCTGGGCCATGATGGGAAAGATATGGCCCGGCTGTACGATATCCTCCGGCCGGGCATCCGGCGCCACCGCCGCCTGCACCGTCACCGCACGGTCCGCCGCCGAGATGCCGGTCGTCACATCCCGGGCCGCCTCAATCGAGACGGTAAAATTAGTCGCATAGGCCGCATTGTTATCGCGCACCATCAGCGGCAGACGCAGTTGCTCGCAGCGTTTCTGGCTCAGGGTCAGGCAGATCAGGCCACGCCCGTGACGGGCCATGAAATTGATGTCCACAGCGCGCACCTTGCTCGCCGCCATGATGAGATCACCTTCGTTTTCACGGTC is a genomic window containing:
- the ribBA gene encoding bifunctional 3,4-dihydroxy-2-butanone-4-phosphate synthase/GTP cyclohydrolase II — encoded protein: MDTTLNSIEEIVSDMRDGKMVILMDDEDRENEGDLIMAASKVRAVDINFMARHGRGLICLTLSQKRCEQLRLPLMVRDNNAAYATNFTVSIEAARDVTTGISAADRAVTVQAAVAPDARPEDIVQPGHIFPIMAQPGGVLTRAGHTEAGCDLARLAGLEPASVIVEILNEDGSMARRADLEKFAAEFGLKIGTIADLIRYRLENERSVERVSQCKLQNRIGEFDLYAYRDRLDGQVHCALVKGQIKRDTATLVRVHMPHYLADVLGMERSDTGWPLERAMQYIQDAGEGVIVLLGQTEGHEELLQRVEHYQHEDAGTSQLKRESNPDLRTYGVGAQILLDIGVRKMCVLSAPKKMHGLSGFGLEVVDYLDHP
- the nusB gene encoding transcription antitermination factor NusB encodes the protein MSDTRHKARRLATQALYTWQVAGQDLADIEQQYCLDRDMSKIDGEYFRELLHRVPACIDELDKHFESLLDRGIEEVDSVERAILRLGCYELAYRPDVPYRVVINEAVKLAKVFGADQSHKYINGILDGVARKLRAAEINARPNTRTNTASKAAAAPDPASKYKPR
- the ribE gene encoding 6,7-dimethyl-8-ribityllumazine synthase; amino-acid sequence: MSNIKTIEGELTVRGARFGIIAGRFNSFIVDSLVEGAIDALKRHGAKDSEILLVKVPGAFEMPLVAARMAAKKEFDAIIALGAVIRGGTPHFEYVAGECTKGLASVSAAHDVPVAFGVLTVDSIEQAIERAGTKAGNKGVEAAMSAIEMVNLLKNLN